From the genome of Nicotiana sylvestris chromosome 2, ASM39365v2, whole genome shotgun sequence, one region includes:
- the LOC138885469 gene encoding uncharacterized protein, with product MVCLDVAEAAAAMGVELELELDEEENETVTVGSFGEESRHGSLSLSLATKKTKQWQRGLFGVSLRVCSHGWLGFGVKVGRGQLAIAQLGGGQPISAPARFYALPARPNAFTSDAVITGIISVGGRDTSILFDPGSTYSYISSLFARFLVISIEPLGTPIHVSIPVGDSVVVDRIYRSCVVTFYGFETRADLLFLDMIDFEVILGMDWLSPYHVVLDCHAKTVSLAMPGLPRLEWKGSIIDTSSQVISFLKVRHMVEKVCLAYLAYVRDTTVESSTIDLVPVVREFADVFSSDLPSMPPDRDIDFCIDLAPGTQPISIPLYRMAPKELKKLKEQLEELLAKGLTQKGAPFRWSDDCEESFQKLKTTLTTTPVLVLPSSSRIYTVHEKNYLVHDLELVAIVHALKIWRHYLYGVSCEVYTDHRNLQHLFKQRDLNLRQRRWLELLKDYDITILYHPGKTNMVADALSRTTESMGSLAFIPVEDRPLSLDIQSLANRLVRLAISEPSRVAACVVAQSSLLGKIKAQQFDDPHLAVLRETVLQRGSKEVTIGEDGVLRLQGRLCVPNIDGSQAGVSGYQSSAHP from the exons ATGGTCTGcttggacgtagcagaagcagcggcagccatgggtgtcgagctcgagctcgagcttgacgaagaagaaAACGAAACGGTGACAGTGGGGTCGTTCGGGGAAGAAAGTCGCCATGGaagcttgagcttgagcttggcgacgaagaagacgaagcaatgGCAGCGGGGTTTGTTTGGAGTGAGCTTGAGGGTGTGCAGCCATGgttggctagggtttggggtgaag GTAGGGAGAGGTCAGCTAGCTATTGCTCAgttaggtggaggccagccaatcagcgctccagccagattctacgCCCTTCCGGCTAGGCCAAATGCATTTACCTCAGAtgccgtcatcacaggtattatttccgtcGGTGGTAGAGATACTTcgatattatttgatccagggtctacttattcatatatatcatctctgtttgctcgtttcctggttatttctattgagcctttgggcactcctaTTCATGTGTCCATTCCTGTGggtgattctgtggttgtggatcggatctaccggtcatgtgtggtcacattctatggtttcgagactagagcgGATCTCCTGTTTCTTGacatgatcgactttgaggtcattctaggcatggattggttatctccatatcacgtcgtcctagattgccatgccaagactgtttcaTTAGCGATGCCAGGGTTaccgaggttggagtggaagggttccataATTGATACATCTAGCCAGGTTATTTCTTTCCTGAAGgttcggcatatggtcgagaaggtatgtttggcttatctagcttatgttcgggacaccaccgtaGAATCTTCGACGATTGATTTAGTTCCAGTGGTTCgagagttcgccgatgtgttttCTTCTGATCTTCCtagcatgccaccggatcgtgatattgatttctgtattgatttggctccaggcacccagcctatatctattccactgtACCGCATGGCTCCTaaagagttgaagaagttaaaggagcagcttgaggagttgttagcaaaggg attgacccagaagggtgctcctttccgttggtccgatgattgtgaggagagcttccagaagctcaagacaactttgactacaacacccgttcttgtgttgccttccagTTCAAGGATATATACA gttcatgagaagaattatcttgtgcacgatctagagttggtcgcgattgttcatgctcttaagatatggaggcattatctgtatggggtgtcatgtgaggtttatactgatcatcgtaaCTTACAACATTTATTCAaacagagggatcttaatttaaggcagcgtaggtggcttgagttactgaaggactatgacatcaccattctttaccATCCGGGCAAGACAAAtatggttgcggatgccttaagcagaacgacagagagtatgggtagcttggcattcattccagtagaggataggccactatccttggacattcagtccttggctaacagacttgtaagGTTGGCTATTTCAGAGCCTAGCCGAGTTGCCGCGTGTgtggttgctcagtcttcattattgggaaAGATCAAGGCCCAGCAGTTCGATGACCCACATTTGGcggttctcagagagacggtgCTTCAGAGAGGTTccaaggaggttactattggtgaggatggtgttttgcgactccagggtcgtttatgtgttcctaatattgatg gatctcaggcaggtgtatctggctatcagtctAGTGCGCATCCCTGA